From one Triticum aestivum cultivar Chinese Spring chromosome 4B, IWGSC CS RefSeq v2.1, whole genome shotgun sequence genomic stretch:
- the LOC123091757 gene encoding scarecrow-like protein 34 yields MAATPDEFLRAGDFLADAEPFSPSLFLDLPPTPSPPRAPFAPASDDLDFISRMLMEEDIDDKFFYQYPDHPAILSAQHRFAQIISDSNTTPSTDDSANTTVASSTFSSDSATARSTSSCSDSATNTAKSTSSSHSATNTANSTSCSSSPGGFGPANPTWPYERIDLSQPLQSRPYIGLGFPVDDANNLLFSGVCTPTAGYFGHAPALSKGNNDHFVAPAGQNGRGTGIQSFAAFSNSSAAKTLSNNGTEKAAKPATPPVCRGGPGTPASAFFSGQADGDMDMLNMAFRKGMEEANKFLPTNNTLDAISNRPALRDFTCDQLKKEEVDRLRMLMFSNGRGRKNRHGVEDLEAEAGRRSKLMMPEQEESGVGEMVEEIMLHGHDIIMKGIEDLHIAMGTEAEKNHRKGTGKAARGRRGASEVDLRTMLIHCAQAVATGDHRGSNELLRQIKQHSSPKGDATQRLAYCFAEGLEARLAGTGSHVYQSLVAKSTSVGEFLRAYKLYMAASSFRKVNFIFVGKIIMDAMVGKSRLHIVDYNVEYGFQWPGLLQMLAEREGGPPEVRITGIDVPQPGFRPAFQIEETGRRLSKCAQEFGVPFKYHGIPAKLETVHAEDLNIDPDEVLIVTSQCGFSNLMDESVIMDRQDIPSPRDMVLSNIRNMRPDVFIDCVVNGTYSAPFFVTRFREALFTYSAQFDMLDATIPRDNDDRLLIERDIFGPCALNVIACEGADRVDRPETYKQWQVRGHRAGLRQVPLSSAVVKLVKDKVKSLYHKDFLIDVDNRWLLQGWKGRVLYAMSTWVAGDHDNSKF; encoded by the coding sequence ATGGCCGCCACGCCGGACGAGTTCCTGCGGGCGGGGGACTTCCTCGCCGACGCGGAGCCCTTCTCCCCGTCGCTCTTCCTCGacctgccgccaacgccgtcgCCCCCGCGCGCCCCCTTCGCCCCCGCCTCCGACGACCTCGACTTCATCTCGCGCATGCTCATGGAGGAGGACATCGACGACAAGTTCTTCTACCAGTATCCCGACCACCCCGCCATCCTCTCCGCGCAGCACCGCTTCGCCCAGATCATCTCCGACTCCAACACCACCCCATCCACCGACGACTCCGCCAACACCACCGTCGCCAGCTCCACCTTCTCCTCCGACTCTGCCACCGCCAGATCGACCTCCTCCTGCTCCGACTCTGCCACAAACACCGCCAAATCGACCTCCTCCTCCCACTCCGCCACCAACACCGCCAACTCCACCTCCTGTTCCTCCTCACCCGGCGGCTTCGGCCCCGCCAATCCCACCTGGCCTTACGAGCGAATCGATCTCTCCCAGCCCCTCCAGTCCCGGCCATATATCGGCTTGGGCTTCCCCGTCGACGATGCCAACAACCTCCTCTTTTCCGGCGTCTGCACGCCCACCGCGGGATACTTCGGGCACGCTCCGGCGCTCTCCAAGGGCAACAACGACCATTTCGTCGCCCCCGCTGGCCAGAACGGCCGCGGCACGGGCATTCAGAGCTTTGCGGCCTTCTCGAATAGTAGCGCCGCCAAGACCTTGTCGAACAATGGCACGGAGAAGGCGGCCAAGCCGGCTACTCCGCCCGTTTGCCGAGGTGGCCCAGGCACCCCGGCCTCGGCCTTCTTCAGTGGCCAGGCTGACGGTGACATGGACATGCTCAACATGGCGTTTCGCAAGGGCATGGAGGAGGCCAACAAATTCTTGCCCACCAACAACACCCTCGACGCCATTTCCAACAGGCCGGCACTGCGCGACTTCACCTGTGACCAATTGAAGAAGGAGGAGGTGGATAGACTCAGAATGTTGATGTTCAGTAATGGCCGGGGCCGCAAGAACAGGCATGGCGtggaagacttggaggcggaggcTGGCAGGAGAAGCAAGCTGATGATGCCGGAACAGGAGGAATCTGGGGTAGGCGAGATGGTGGAGGAAATAATGCTTCACGGCCACGACATCATCATGAAGGGGATAGAGGATCTGCACATAGCAATGGGCACCGAGGCCGAGAAGAACCACAGGAAGGGCACCGGCAAGGCAGCGCGGGGGAGGCGGGGTGCAAGCGAGGTCGACCTCCGCACCATGCTCATCCACTGTGCGCAGGCGGTGGCCACGGGCGATCACCGGGGGTCGAACGAGCTACTCAGGCAGATTAAGCAACACTCATCACCTAAGGGGGATGCCACACAGAGGCTGGCGTATTGTTTCGCCGAGGGACTGGAAGCGCGCCTTGCAGGCACGGGCAGCCATGTGTATCAGTCGCTCGTGGCGAAGAGCACCTCGGTCGGAGAGTTCCTCAGGGCCTACAAGCTCTACATGGCAGCCAGCAGTTTCAGGAAGGTGAATTTTATTTTTGTTGGCAAGATCATCATGGATGCCATGGTCGGGAAGAGCCGCTTGCACATCGTGGATTACAATGTGGAATATGGATTCCAGTGGCCAGGTTTGCTACAGATGCTAGCGGAAAGGGAAGGTGGGCCGCCGGAGGTGAGGATCACTGGCATTGACGTCCCTCAGCCTGGGTTCCGCCCAGCCTTCCAGATTGAGGAGACAGGCCGTCGGCTCAGCAAATGTGCCCAAGAGTTTGGCGTGCCATTCAAGTACCATGGTATACCCGCAAAGTTGGAAACCGTCCATGCGGAGGACCTAAATATCGACCCAGATGAGGTGCTCATCGTCACCAGCCAGTGTGGTTTCAGCAACTTGATGGACGAAAGTGTTATCATGGACAGGCAGGACATCCCGAGCCCCAGAGACATGGTCCTTAGCAACATTCGCAACATGCGGCCTGATGTGTTCATTGACTGCGTTGTGAATGGAACCTATAGCGCGCCTTTCTTCGTGACACGATTCCGGGAGGCACTCTTCACCTATTCGGCGCAATTCGACATGCTGGATGCGACCATCCCCCGTGACAATGACGACCGGCTGCTCATTGAGCGGGATATCTTTGGCCCGTGTGCCCTGAATGTCATTGCCTGCGAGGGTGCAGATCGGGTGGATCGGCCTGAGACTTATAAGCAATGGCAGGTCCGGGGCCACCGGGCTGGGCTGAGGCAGGTGCCATTGAGCTCGGCTGTTGTTAAGCTTGTGAAGGATAAGGTTAAGAGCCTCTACCACAAGGACTTTCTCATCGACGTGGATAACCGTTGGTTGCTGCAGGGGTGGAAAGGGCGGGTTCTCTATGCCATGTCGACATGGGTAGCTGGTGACCATGATAACTCCAAATTTTAG